The following are encoded together in the Melitaea cinxia chromosome 22, ilMelCinx1.1, whole genome shotgun sequence genome:
- the LOC123664596 gene encoding uncharacterized protein LOC123664596, with amino-acid sequence MGKLPSQRITPDFPFKSVGTDMAGPFYIVNRKGRGARLMKCYLCLFICLRFKCLHLEAVSDLSKDAFIMTLHRFVSRRGKPAEIYSDNGRNFVGAARELSKFTDTQNIALTEFTAQQNIKFNFTPSYSPHFGGIWEAGVKSAKYHIKRVMGNSHLTFEEILTLFAQVEAILNSRPLCPLSTSPDDFLFLSPGHFLIGRPLNALPARALENEKEPQLKRYARLEQIKQHFWLRWQKEYICELQIRTKWKTNKAKLKVGDLVLISEDSLPPLCWSTGRVTRLLYPGPDGIPRVADVQTTVGCYRRPLVRLCPLLDDEDTELKNLDSSTGGVC; translated from the coding sequence ATGGGGAAATTGCCTTCACAACGCATTACTCCTGACTTCCCTTTCAAGTCCGTTGGAACTGACATGGCCGGACCATTCTATATTGTAAATCGTAAAGGCCGCGGGGCCAGGTTGATGAAATGctatctttgtttatttatttgcctTCGTTTTAAATGTTTACACTTAGAGGCCGTTAGTGACCTCTCTAAAGATGCCTTCATCATGACTTTGCATAGATTTGTTTCGCGCCGCGGTAAACCAGCTGAGATCTATTCTGATAACGGACGCAATTTTGTAGGAGCGGCAAGGGAGCTCAGTAAATTCACCGATACACAAAACATCGCGTTAACTGAATTTACAGCTCAGCAAAACATCAAATTTAACTTCACTCCATCTTACTCTCCTCACTTCGGCGGCATATGGGAGGCCGGTGTGAAATCGGCAAAGTATCATATCAAACGAGTCATGGGGAATTCACATTTAACTTTTGAAGAAattctaactttgtttgcacAAGTGGAGGCTATTTTGAATAGTCGTCCCTTGTGCCCATTATCCACTTCCCCTGACGATTTCCTTTTCCTTTCCCCAGGGCACTTCTTGATCGGAAGACCACTAAATGCTCTGCCGGCTCGCGCCTTGGAGAATGAAAAGGAACCGCAATTGAAACGCTACGCACGTCTCGAGCAAATCAAACAACATTTCTGGCTGAGGTGGCAAAAGGAGTACATCTGCGAACTACAAATACGTACAAAATGGAAAACAAACAAGGCTAAACTAAAGGTTGGAGACTTGGTGCTCATAAGTGAAGATTCCCTGCCGCCGTTATGCTGGAGTACCGGACGAGTAACCAGGCTATTATATCCAGGGCCAGATGGGATTCCTCGTGTTGCTGATGTTCAAACCACGGTGGGTTGTTATCGCCGTCCTCTGGTTCGCCTCTGCCCGTTACTCGACGATGAAGACACAGAGTTGAAGAATCTGGATTCTTCAACGGGGGGAgtatgttaa
- the LOC123664750 gene encoding UDP-glucosyltransferase 2-like, with protein sequence MSKVLTLFLFFVVSKCECARILAVFPTPSISHQIVFRPLILELARRGHDVTVITTDPVFPKGKSPGNLTEIDVHDLSYGLWKNFLATEKGKEDDAQKQIKFIFTLLNGVFEEQLKSVEVQSLIHDKNKSFDLLFVESCVRPALGFSYLYKAPVIEFSSFGGLYETFGKTGAATNPLLYPIITRQRLNNLTFWEKISELYNQFDAEYVFASLEESENKMLQQIFGERIPSISELKKNIEMLFLNVHPVWDYNRPVPPNTIYLGGLHQNAAKELPKDLKSDLDSSKNGVIYMSFGTNVKPSLLPKEKVQIFIKVFSELPYDILWKWDQDEIPGRPKNVKISKWFPQSDLLKHPKIKLFITQGGLQSTDEAITAGVPLVGVPMLGDQWFNTEQYVRHNIGVKLSIETLTGEQLKDAIESVVNNESYRRNVVKLRNIMRDQPQTPLERAVWWTEHVLRHKGAAHLRSPAANMHWTEYYAIDLVLILLSSLVIVLLLLILIIRAIVSKLKFVQIKTKLN encoded by the exons ATGTCAAAGGTTTTaacgctatttttatttttcgtggtGAGTAAATGTGAGTGTGCAAGGATATTAGCAGTTTTTCCGACTCCTTCAATTAGTCATCAAATAGTGTTTCGTCCTTTAATACTAGAGTTAGCGAGGAGGGGCCACGATGTGACTGTGATAACTACTGATCCAGTATTCCCGAAAGGAAAGAGTCCTGGAAACCTAACGGAAATAGATGTGCACGACTTGTCATACGGTTTGTGGAAAAACTTTCTGGCTACGGAAAAAGGAAAAGAGGACGATgcacaaaaacaaattaaattcatttttacacTACTAAACGGAGTTTTCGAGGAGCAGTTGAAGTCAGTAGAAGTTCAGAGTCTAatacatgataaaaataagTCGTTCGATCTATTATTTGTTGAATCATGCGTGAGACCAGCTTTAGGATTTTCTTACTTGTACAAAGCGCCTGTTATTGAATTCAGCTCCTTTGGTGGTTTATACGAAACGTTTGGTAAGACAGGAGCTGCAACGAACCCTCTTCTATATCCTATAATAACTCGCCAACGACTAAATAATCTTACTTTTTGGGAAAAGATATCAGAGCTATATAACCAGTTTGATGCAGAATATGTATTTGCAAGTTTGGAAGaatctgaaaataaaatgttgcaGCAAATTTTTGGTGAGCGTATTCCTAGCATTTCAGAATTaaagaaaaacatagaaatgtTATTCCTAAACGTTCATCCTGTGTGGGATTACAATCGTCCCGTACCACCGAACACGATTTATTTAGGAGGATTACATCAAAACGCCGCTAAGGAATTGCCGAAG GATCTCAAATCTGACCTCGACTCCTCTAAAAATGGTGTAATTTACATGAGTTTTGGTACAAACGTAAAACCATCGTTGCTACCAAAGGAAAAGgtgcaaatatttataaaagtgttTTCCGAGCTACCATACGATATTTTATGGAAATGGGATCAGGATGAAATTCCAGGACGTCCCAAAAACGTCAAAATATCTAAATGGTTTCCGCAATCCGATTTACTGA AACACCCCAAGATCAAATTATTCATAACTCAAGGCGGTCTACAATCGACTGACGAGGCTATAACAGCTGGCGTACCTCTTGTCGGTGTTCCGATGCTCGGCGACCAATGGTTTAACACTGAACAATATGTTAGACATAATATTGGTGTCAAACTTAGTATCGAAACACTTACGGGGGAACAACTAAAAGATGCTATAGAAAGTGTAGTCAATAATGAAAG TTATCGTCGCAATGTCGTCAAGCTAAGAAATATTATGCGTGATCAGCCTCAGACGCCATTAGAACGAGCGGTGTGGTGGACAGAGCACGTGCTCCGACACAAGGGAGCTGCACACCTACGCTCACCAGCAGCTAATATGCACTGGACAGAGTACTATGCTATAGACTTAGTACTGATCCTATTAAGTTCTCTtgtaattgtattgttattattaatattaataatacgtgCAATTGTATCAAAATTGAAGTTTGTTCAGATTAAgacgaaattaaattaa